The genome window CTTTTCAATTTTAGCATCACTGCTTTTGGAGTGCCTCTACTCTTCACTCTCAAGTGAAGTTTCTATGCTCAATAGTATGTGCCATGTGATTGTATACACATCCATACATATTTTACATGTTGAGTGTGATTCTATtaactttacaaaaaaaaaaaaacccaacttATTCTTTTAAACAGACCTagtaaaaaaatgtatatttatttttagttcaaATTTTCCAACATATTAAGAGCATATTCTTTTATATTCCTAAGTTCTTAACTATCTGCACACACGTGCATCCACGTATTAATTAAAAAGTCGATCCATGCGTTAAAAGATAATTATGTTctataatttaactttaatCACTTTTGTtcgtatataaaaaaattggaaagtgaaatatgtttatttattaataatgtaTAACGTACAGCTAAACCATAGTACTAAAACGCCGGCAAAAGTTAGGTAAAAGAATTTATCGTCGTGGAGATATGATTAATAGATGTTAATAAGACATTAATATTACGGTTAGTGCAATGTGAGCCAGCTCGATCGATTGAGATCAATGGCCGGCATCGTCACCAAGTGTTTGGCCATGCTGGCCAATTGGTGACAAGATTGTAGTAAACATAAGCTAACATCCAAACCTCATTTGTATTAGAATAATAAAGCACCCAAAACCCTAGACAacctataattaattaaatattaagggTGTATCATGGAATTAATGATTCTAAAACTATAAGCATACTATAGAATACATTATTATTACATTATGTGAGTAAGCTGTCAAAAATGAAATgtacaaatatttatatatttcttctaattaattttttattttaataatcgATAAACTTTCCATGATCAAACCCTTAGAACTCTTCATAGGGATCCAAACCTTGGGATGTTGACCACCTCGTAACGACTTGGAAAAATTCAGGATATCATAATTAATAGGGTATcatcatatttttctcttttattttttatttttgatattttggtgGAAGTGGTTGGTAAGTAGATCATGCAAATCCAATCTTGAGTGAGTCTTACCTAAGGAATCCACAAGAGGAAAAGGAAATTAGGGTTTTTAGTCTATTCTCTTTCTCTTGGACaataaatttttctattttggtaCAAGCTCTCAAAAGATGGGTTCAGTGCCTTTAAGCCTAAGAAAATTTTCTCTAGTAGTTTTTACTTTCAGTATTTATTGTTAGAAAAATACTATTTAATCCACCAAAgtccaaattaatattttttaaaattttgaaaaaataaataaataaataattatattatttagcTTCCTGAAATTCAATTGGCCCCAACTGTACCTGACTCAAATTTATCTGAGTTGTCACATCTATTCAATTATCTGTAAAACCATGTCATATACCTTTTCCAAAGCAAAAGCTTCCACAATTTGGCTCTCAGCAACATCTCACCActtttcaaaacctaatttactaaatttatatttaattctaaattggGTTAAATAAAATTAGCCCCCCTCAATTTTTAAACCCTCcctttcaaaattgaaaaaaaaaattaaaaattaatatcttaatttttaaaaattattatgttttgagataaatatcaaaatattcttatatcttatataaaattattattattattattattatattctattttaaaaaatggaagtcactttatttcttttataatatttatttttatttaaaagaaaaacccaCCTCCTTTGCACATAAACTTTGATATTTTGGATTTAAGTGGAAGggatgtaaatttttttatcaacaaaattataaaaaaatatggaatgaTAATGCTTAATAATTCTGATGAGCACGTTATTGAATTTTGAATGTGAAAGAACGAAGCGTGACACACCCTaaaaatccaataaaataaatatatatttaactcatttaaaatttgttttttagtattttatgaaTAATTGATGACAAATGAGACAAGGAAATGAATGATTTGAGttctttttaaatatgtaaGCCAAAAAACAATTAGGGTTTTTAGTTCAAAAAGATCCattgtatattttttggaatgatagGGAGAAACATGATTTATGAAAATCATATGGGTGTGTTATTGACAATGTGGGGGAAAATGAAGTGAAGAGAgtggaaaatcattttccatgaggaaaaaacatggaaaatgggAACATAAAATCCATAAACAAAAAGCCCCATAATGCTCACAAAATATGCCAATATCTAGATGTACTTAGGCTTTGTGTAGCCCCACATCAAGGTGGTGATGATCCCCCAACACCCACTTTGAAAGCCAAATCATCATCCACCAATCAAACCTCACTAAGCTTAGAGTGGACCATACGGGAATTTACTAAAGTACCCTTGAGGAAGTGAGGTGGTGATATGTGGTTGGAGGAGGAGGAAGTTTGAGAAGGTGGGGCAAAGTACAGAAGAGAAAAGGGAAGGAGGCAGAGGGTGGAACCTTTCCCTTGCTTAAGACGAAGACAAAGGAAGGAATAGTTAAGGGCAGTTTGTTTTTGTAGGGTATGCCCTGAACCATGGGGGGATGCTGAGGTGGACGAATGGTGACCGTTGGATGGGGTGGCGTAGGATCCTCAGTTGAGTACACGTGCTGCtatctttctctcttttcctctttttatcTTTGCTTCCATGCATGGATTTCTCCTCCCCCAACCAGagtatagagagagaaagtagagagagaaagtagagAACAAAACGCTCTttactcttttaatttttcttctttcgcCTCTTCATCGCCATCATTAGCAACAAAGCTACTCACCCATTTCTTCAAgtattgatttttcatttttcatttttctatcttcaaattttcaactaCCGGAGAGAGAGAGTTGAGTGCATGTTCTCAACTAGGCCTTGTGTGCCAGATCTTGCTCTTGTTCCAGAAATCTCAGATGGGTTCTTCTCTGATCAGTGGAAAATGCCGAAGAACCCATGATCTGCTAGTGTTATCTCCTCAAGTTTCGGCATTTTCCATGATTTTCTGATCTGGGTTTTGgtctgttttccttttctcgGATTGCTCTGTTTCATTACTATTTTGGGTGCTTGCTGTTCATGGGGTTGGCAGTTTCAGCATTGCTTCAGATTCTGTGATCGGAATTGAGCTTCGTTTTTGGGTCTTCGATCTGAGTTTTCTGCGTTGGTGTGGAATTGTGATCAATGGAAGAGCAAGGCCACGAACTGGTCGAATTCAAACACGTTTGCAAGTTCTGCAAGAAGAGCTTCCCCTGTGGGAGATCTTTGGGAGGCCATATGAGGTCTCATATGATCAACAGCTCTTTTGAAACTGATGAAAAGCTCAGCAAAACCAAGCTCTCATCTCTCCACAAAGCTGCAACCAATCCTGGTTCTGAAACTGCAACTCAAATTGGTTATGGCCTCAGAGAGAACCCTAAGAAGACTTGGAGAATTGCAGATTCAAGTGAAGACACTTCACTTCTGGGCAAGTTCTGCAAGGACTGTGGCAAAGGGTTTCAGTCATGGAAAGCTCTGTTTGGCCACATGAGGTCTCACTCAGAGAAGGAGAGACTTTCCAACAGCTTGGAGGAGGAAGATTCATGGACTAGTGCTAATCAGAAGTTGGTCATGGATAGCCAGTCCGATACTGAAACTGCAGTCCCCAATCGCAAAAAGAGATCAAGGAGAAGAACAAGGTACATGGCCACTGCAAcctcctcttctttttcttttgctaaTGCTTCTTCCTCTGTTTCTGAGATTGAGCAAGAACAAGAAGAGGTTGCTATAAGTTTGATGATGCTTTCAAGGGATTCTGGTAACTGGGGTGGTTTGAATTCTGTTACTGAGTCTTCTGATAACAATTCTGTGTTCTTAGAAGCTCCATCCTCCTTTCCAACTAATCGGAATACCAGAATTGAGAGTAAGACTACTAATGGCTGTGATGGTGGTGAGGTTGTGAAGCTGAAGAAGCTCATAAAAGATGAGAAGTTCAATCCTTCTGCTTTGGATTCGGAGGATTTCCAGTTTTACTGCAAACAATCCGAATTCGGGGCTTCTGGGAATTCAAGAAATGATTCCAAGTTGAACAAATCTGAAGTTCTGGAGACTAATAAAAGCAACAAGCTTAAGGTAGAAGATGGGTTCAGATTTGAGTCCTCTGAAAACGAATTGGGGAAGAAACTAGTGAAAGAAAATGGATTGGACCAAGCTGAACTGTTTTCCATTAAGTACAATTCAAACAAGAGAAAGTTCCGAGACTTCTACGATCCCGAATTGAAGGTGAACTGCTCAAAGAAAACGACTAATAATGATGGTACAGACTCCGAAATCTGCAGGGATTCTCAGAAGAGAAGCAAATTTGAGTGTACTACCTGCA of Vitis vinifera cultivar Pinot Noir 40024 chromosome 17, ASM3070453v1 contains these proteins:
- the LOC100241686 gene encoding zinc finger protein ZAT4 — translated: MEEQGHELVEFKHVCKFCKKSFPCGRSLGGHMRSHMINSSFETDEKLSKTKLSSLHKAATNPGSETATQIGYGLRENPKKTWRIADSSEDTSLLGKFCKDCGKGFQSWKALFGHMRSHSEKERLSNSLEEEDSWTSANQKLVMDSQSDTETAVPNRKKRSRRRTRYMATATSSSFSFANASSSVSEIEQEQEEVAISLMMLSRDSGNWGGLNSVTESSDNNSVFLEAPSSFPTNRNTRIESKTTNGCDGGEVVKLKKLIKDEKFNPSALDSEDFQFYCKQSEFGASGNSRNDSKLNKSEVLETNKSNKLKVEDGFRFESSENELGKKLVKENGLDQAELFSIKYNSNKRKFRDFYDPELKVNCSKKTTNNDGTDSEICRDSQKRSKFECTTCNKTFHSYQALGGHRASHKKIKGCFASRIDSSENSIDPELSPDPTADSKLTKPCNNHSPSRSPGPIHGHTASASAVKAETILGSKKSKGHECPICLKVFSSGQALGGHKRSHLVGGSDTRGSQTIVIPKPLPEIRDLLDLNLPAPAEEEGGFKAWWVGSSHKHEPLVGMISN